The sequence below is a genomic window from Flectobacillus major DSM 103.
GCAACAAATTGTACAACGGTACAAAAGGTACACTTTCTGACCAACGCTATTTCAACAACGGTACATTTATCAAAGACCGCTGGACAACCCCAGGACAAATTACAGATGTACCAAAACTTGTTTGGGGCGATAGCTTTAGTGGTGGCTTTTCTTCAACCAATACCGCTTTTGTGGAAGATGGCTCTTTTATTAAGCTAAAAAACATTGCTTTGAGCTACAATATTCCCATTAAAAAAGGTGGATTATCACAATATATTTCGTCGGCCAAAATTTATGCACAAGCCTCTAATATCCTGACATTCACCAAGTATACAGGTGCCGACCCAGAGATTTCAATCAACGGTAACTCTGTCAATTCGGGGAAAGACCAAAACGTACCAGCCAATGCTTCGGTATTTACTTTGGGCTTAAATGTGGGGTTCTAAAAAAATAATCAGCTAAAAATGGAAAATATCTTTAATCATAAAAATAGCTTTCGCCGTTCATTGCTTGTTTCGGTAAGCCTTCTTGGTTTGCTTTCAAGCTGTCGAGATAATATTCTGGACACAGTGCCTATCACAAGTATTTCGACAGAAGCGGCCTATAGTACGCCTGCCAAAATACTGGCACAAGTCAACGGACTTTATTCTCAATTTGGTAGTCAAGCCTATTTTGGCGGTCGTCATATTATTTTTAATGAACAACGTGGCGACGAATTTAGCCAAAACGATGGTAATAACTCTACAGGTGCAAACGTCTGGAATCAGTCGATTACTTCATCGGGCGATTTTGTCAATGCCGTTTGGGGAGCAGCTTATACCACCATCAACTCGGCCAATATTCTCATTGACAATTTGAGTACATCTACAGTTTTATCCGATGAATTACGCAAAAATTATATTGCCGAAGCTAAGTTTTTAAGAGCCTTTGCTTATTTCAGTTTGGTACAAACGTATGCAAAACCTTATCAACAAAATAGTGCTGCACCAGCGTTGCCATTGAGGCTAAAACCTGAAACATCGGGCGGAAACAATGACTTTGCTTTCAGCACAGTAGCCGAGGTTTATACCCAGATTTTGAAAGATTTGAACGAAGCAGAAATAGATTTACCTGTCACTTACGCAAGTTCCTTATTGGTAGCTTCAAGAGCTCATAAGGCAACCGCTATTGCCCTCAAAACAAGAGTGAATTTGGTAAAAGGCGACTATGCTGCCGTTGTCACTGAAGCCAAAAAAATAGTTTCTGATACGGCTCCATTTCAGTATGTATCAGGTACATTGACACATAAATTAGAGGCCAATATTGCTACTGTTTTTGGTGGGTCTTATGTCGGAAATGAACTTTTGCTTACTATTCCTTATATCAATGCCACCGAAGCTCCGGGCCTGCAAAGTGCCTTGGCTGCTAATTATTTAACGCCTGTTGTTTACCTTAATCCATCAGGAATTGTTGCCGACCCAGCTTTGGATGCGGCTACTTCAAACGATGCACGCAAAGGCTTAATTACTACCAATACCACAGGGCAGAAATTACTGAGAAAGTTCCCTAAAAATTCTGCTCCATTTAGCGACTATGTACCTATTATTCGCTACGCAGAAGTGTTGTTGAACTATGCAGAAGCGGCTGCTCAAAACAATGACTTGACTACTGCTACAGCCTTATTAAAGGCCGTTCGCAATCGCTCAGATGCTAATTATGTATTCTCGCAAGGGCTTGCATCAAAAGCTGAATTGGTAGAAACCATTCTCAATGAACGTAGAATAGAATTATTGGGCGAAGGTTTAAGAACCCCAGATTTATTGAGAAGAGTACAAAAGCTTCCTTCCAAAATAGGTAATGCAGGTGTTGCACCAGAGGTTTTACCAACAGCCAGCAACTATGTTTGGGCAATACCAAGTAATGAATTGGCTTATAATAAACTTGCTCCAAAATAACATCGTATTCTATCTAATTTATCATGAAAAAAACACTTTTGATATTATCATTACTTTGTGCAGAAACAACTGTTTTTGCACAAAGTAATAAGCAAGCCGATAAGATTTTTATCAATGGAAAAATCATTACGGTCGATGCCAAAAATACCATTGCTCAGGCTGTAGCCGTACAAAATGGCAAAATTTTGGCGGTTGGCAATAACAAACAAATCGAAAAGCTCAAAGGCAAAAATACCCAAATAGTAGATTTGGGAGGAAAAACGGTAACACCTGGGTTTATAGATGGGCATAGCCATTTTATGAGCTTCGGAAGAGCCAATTTGGCCAACCTCAACCCACCTCCAGTCGGAAATATTCGTAAAATAGCTGATATAGTAGCAGAATTACAAAAATTTAAAGCTCAGAAAGGATTCAAAGATGGCGATTGGATTAGCGGTTTTGGCTACGATGTCGACCAGTTGGAGGAAAAACGCCACCCTCGCAAAGAGGATTTCGACGCAGCTTTTCCCAATAACCCTGTAGTAATTACCCACGTGTCTGGACACATGTCGGTAGCTAATTCTGCTGCTTTAAAAGTAGCAGGTGTAACCGCCAATACGCCAGACCCCGAAGGAGGTATTATTGAACGCAAGGACAATTCAAATGAGCCTACGGGTTTATTCCAAGAAAGAGCCCAAGGGTTGGTACGGGTTAATCTGAGCGGAGCAAGCAAAGGAACATTGGACGAACGTTTGGCACAACTGAAAGAGCAACAGGCGTATTATGCCAGCTTTGGCGTAACTACAGCTCAGGATGGTAGTAGTAGCTTTGAGTCGTTGGAGCTACTTCGAGAAGCCTCAAAACGTGGTGAATTATTCATCGATATTGAATCATTACCAGCATATCCTATTGTAGATAAAGTATTAAACAACCCTGATTATGAGTATGGTGTATTAAAAAACCATTTTAAAATCAATGGTTTTAAGTTCTTTTCTGATGGATCGCCACAAGGTAAAACTGCATTTTTTGGCAAAGCGTATCTAACTAAAGTGCCGGGCTGTAACGATGCCATCTGTCGAGGGTTTCCTGTGGTTACACAAACCGAATTCAATGAGGCTATTATTAAAGCTTTCAAAAACAATATCCAACCCTATGTACACTGTAATGGCGATGCTGCTATTGACATGTATATCACAGCCGTTGAAAATGCCAATAAACTACTGGAAGCCAGTAGTTTAAATCGTCGCCCTGTGGTAATTCACTCACAGTTTGTTCGCCCAGACCAACTGGATAAATACAAAGAATTAGGTTTTTTACCATCATTATTTAGTAATCACGCTTTCTTTTGGGGCGATGTTCACGAAACAAACTTGGGTTACGAGCGTGCCAAGTTTTTAAGTCCTTTAAAATCTTCAATCAAAAAAGGGATTATCGCTACCAACCATACCGACTTTGGGGTAACACCAATCAATCAATTGTTTTTATTGTGGACATCGGTAGAACGCAAATCTCGTTCGGGCAAAGTGATTGGCCCCGAAGAACGCCTAACACCTTTGGAAGGACTTAAAGCTATTACTATCAACGGTGCTTATGAGTACTTTGAAGAAAAAACAAAGGGTTCTATCGAAAATGGTAAACTGGCTGATTTGGTAATACTCTCCGACGATATTCTCACGATTGAACCTTCAAAAATCAAAGAAGTAGAAGTATTAGAGACTATCAAAGAAGGAAAAACAGTGTATAAAAAGCTCTAAATAGCATTAAAAATGTCGAACGAATCTGTTCATATACCAGAAAATAGGATACGTTTACAACGTATCCTACTAAGGGGGGGCTCTTTATTTGCATTGATTACCACAGTCCCTTTTTTACCCGATTTTTACCTGAGAGATTATAGCGAAAGTTTCCAAACTAAATCGCATCCGTTCAGGATTATAGATGTAGTTAGCCAAAATAGTCCTTGGTTTTTCAATAATGCTGGCGGTAAAAACTACCTTGGTTGGTTAATTACGCTATTGGTAAGTTTGGTTATTGGCTTCATTTGGAACGTATTAGACAAAAAGAACCGAAATGACAGTACGCTATCTTATTGGTTTTATGTGATAGTACGTTATGGGTTGGCTTTGCGGATGTCGTGGTTTGCTATTGCCAAAGTATTTCCTGTACAAATGCCTTTCCCAACCATTAGCCAACTCAATACCAATTTGGGAGAGTTTACACCTGGAAAGCTCTATTGGCTTACCACGGGCGTATCGCCCTTATTTGAGGTGTTTGCAGGAGTGTTTGAGCTAATCGCAACGGTATTGATTCTTTTTAGAAGAACTACCACGCTTGGGGCATTGATGATGGTGGCAATTTTAGTACCAATCTGGTTTGTCAATATTGGTTACGATGCTGGCGTAGAACTCACCAGTTTGCATATTCTTACTTTTGCCCTCATCTTGTTGGCAAAAGATGTAACCCATTTTTGGGATTTGCTGATTTTGCATAAGCCTTCGGTGATTCCTACTTTTTCGGCACCCACCTTTTCGGCAAAGTGGTTGACATCAACTCGTATCGTTCTAAAGTCGGCTTTTATTTTGGTTTTCTTGGTTTATCGTGGCGTTGAATATGGCAAAGTGTATGCAGCAGAAAAAACCTTCAAACTACCGTTAACCGATGGTATTGAAGAGTTTAAGGGCTTGTATGATGTAGCAGAATTTAAGGTAAATAATCAGCTTATTCCTTACAGTCCTATCGACACTACTCGTTGGCAAAATGTGGTTTTTGAAAAATTCAATACATTCAGTATCAAAGTAGCCAGCGAAACCAACCTGAATACCGACAATAAAGTAAGAACAACCGAATATTACGGAAACGTTGGACGCTTGTATTATGGCTATGAAGCCGATACCGTAAAACATACCCTTTTGCTCAAAAACCGAGCTGATACTACCCGAAAAATTCGGCTGAATTATGAACATCCAAATGCCCAAACTTTTGTATTAAAAGGTGTACTCGAAAATAAGGATTCTGTGTATGTGGTTCTCAAAAAAATCGAAAAGAAGTATCCATTAGTAGAGAAAAAAGTAAGTTTTTTCGGTAAAATAGATAGGTAATCAAGCAAATTTAATTTTGATTAAACTTAATCATAAGTTACTGAAAATCAAAATACTAATTCGCAATTGACAATTAGAACTGTACGAAGGATTAGTTTTATCTTTCAAATAAAATTGCAGTAGTGGCAACCCTTGCGGTTGCCATGTTGAGTGTGGCAACTGCAAGAGTTGCCGCTACACCAAAAAATGCGAATAATAAGAACGCTTTTGAACAAAAGAAAATCCTTCGTACAGTAATAATTTACAACTTTGTATTGACACTTAATAATAAATGACTATTAAACGCATCAAAACAGCCGACATCCGAACCACCCAGCGTGTCGCTGAAATATCATGGTTCAATGATATTATTGGTGGTGATACCGAATATTTAGGTATTTTAGATAATACTCGTAGAAGTAATTTTGAGCATTGTCGTGACATTACCCTCGAAGCCGAAAAGCTCGGCTTTAGCAACATTTTATACCCAACGGCCTATACCGTTGGGCAAGATGTTTGGACAATCACTTCGGCACTTGCCCCTTTAACAGAGAAAATAACGTTTTTGGCGGCAGTCAGAACAGGCGAGGTGCATCCACCAATGTTGGCAAGAGCGATTGCTTCGCTCGACCACGCTTTAAAAGGTCGATTGATTCTTAATATTATCAATTCCGACTTGCCGGGTACTCGTGAAAACCCAGATTTTCGTTATCAGCGATGTACCGAAGTGATTGAAATTTTGAAACAAGGCTGGACACAAGACCGAATCCAACATAGAGGCGAAATTTATCAATTCGATATGCCTTCCGACCCCGTAAAACCCTACCAAAACGGTGGCCCGCTTTTATATTTTGGCGGAACGTCCGACGGTTCACGAGAGGTTTGTGCCAAACATTGCGATGTGTTTTTGATGTGGCCAGAATCGGAAGAAGCCATGTACGCAACCATGCAAGACATGACCGCCAGAGCAGCAAAATATGGAAGAAAAATTGATTTTGGACTAAGAATACACGTAGTAGCCAGAGAAACGCAAGCAGAAGCAAGGGCTTATGCCAAAAAACTTATTTCAAAATTTGATGAAAAACGAGCAGCCGAAATCAGAGCAAGAGGCGAAGATTCACGCTCTTTGGGTGTGATTCGTCAAGATGAATTTAGAAAAACCTCGGATGATGAAGGCTATGCAGAAGAAATTCTCTGGACTACCATCGGCAAAGTATTTTCTGGTTGTGGAAGTGGATTGGTTGGTAGTGCCGACCAAATCGTAGCCAAGCTTAATCGCTATATGGATATGGGTTTTCGAGCTTTTGTCTTTTCGGGTTTTCCCTTGATTGAAGAAGCGAACTATTTTGCCAAATTGGTATTACCGCATTTACCCAATGTTTCGATGCCAAGATTGAATAATCGAATTCCTGAAGAAACACCTGTAACACCCCTAACAACAGCCGAATTGGTGTAATAATGACCATTTCAATTCATTGAAATACAATATATTACCTTACAAAGGTATATCCAAAACCAATTACGAGACAGCTCAAAAAGGGATATATTTTAGGACAAAAACACATTAAGAATGTCTGAACACGAACAACCGACAGAGTTTAAAAGAGAATTAGGGTTAATTGATGCCGCTTTGCTTGCTGCAAGCGGCATGATTGGCTCAGGAATATTTATTGTTAGTGCCGATGTTGCCCGCAATGTTGGTTCGGCAGGCTGGCTCATTGTGGTGTGGGTAATTGGTGGTTTTATGACCCTAACTGCTGCCGTAAGTTACGGCGAACTCAGCGGAATGTATCCTAAAGCTGGCGGACAATACGTTTACCTCAAAGAAGCTTATGGAAGTTTGGTAGCTTTTGTCTATGGTTGGAGCCTTTTTACAGTTATCCAAACAGGCACTATTGCAGCCGTTTGCGTGTCATTTTTTAAGTTTTTGGCTTACTTTTTCCCAATTTTCAGCGAAGATTTAGTGGCATTTAGCATCGGCGACTCCTTCAAGGTATCCCCAGCACAATTATCGTCGATAGTACTACTTTTTATTTTGACATATCTTA
It includes:
- a CDS encoding RagB/SusD family nutrient uptake outer membrane protein — encoded protein: MENIFNHKNSFRRSLLVSVSLLGLLSSCRDNILDTVPITSISTEAAYSTPAKILAQVNGLYSQFGSQAYFGGRHIIFNEQRGDEFSQNDGNNSTGANVWNQSITSSGDFVNAVWGAAYTTINSANILIDNLSTSTVLSDELRKNYIAEAKFLRAFAYFSLVQTYAKPYQQNSAAPALPLRLKPETSGGNNDFAFSTVAEVYTQILKDLNEAEIDLPVTYASSLLVASRAHKATAIALKTRVNLVKGDYAAVVTEAKKIVSDTAPFQYVSGTLTHKLEANIATVFGGSYVGNELLLTIPYINATEAPGLQSALAANYLTPVVYLNPSGIVADPALDAATSNDARKGLITTNTTGQKLLRKFPKNSAPFSDYVPIIRYAEVLLNYAEAAAQNNDLTTATALLKAVRNRSDANYVFSQGLASKAELVETILNERRIELLGEGLRTPDLLRRVQKLPSKIGNAGVAPEVLPTASNYVWAIPSNELAYNKLAPK
- a CDS encoding amidohydrolase; this encodes MKKTLLILSLLCAETTVFAQSNKQADKIFINGKIITVDAKNTIAQAVAVQNGKILAVGNNKQIEKLKGKNTQIVDLGGKTVTPGFIDGHSHFMSFGRANLANLNPPPVGNIRKIADIVAELQKFKAQKGFKDGDWISGFGYDVDQLEEKRHPRKEDFDAAFPNNPVVITHVSGHMSVANSAALKVAGVTANTPDPEGGIIERKDNSNEPTGLFQERAQGLVRVNLSGASKGTLDERLAQLKEQQAYYASFGVTTAQDGSSSFESLELLREASKRGELFIDIESLPAYPIVDKVLNNPDYEYGVLKNHFKINGFKFFSDGSPQGKTAFFGKAYLTKVPGCNDAICRGFPVVTQTEFNEAIIKAFKNNIQPYVHCNGDAAIDMYITAVENANKLLEASSLNRRPVVIHSQFVRPDQLDKYKELGFLPSLFSNHAFFWGDVHETNLGYERAKFLSPLKSSIKKGIIATNHTDFGVTPINQLFLLWTSVERKSRSGKVIGPEERLTPLEGLKAITINGAYEYFEEKTKGSIENGKLADLVILSDDILTIEPSKIKEVEVLETIKEGKTVYKKL
- a CDS encoding LLM class flavin-dependent oxidoreductase; protein product: MTIKRIKTADIRTTQRVAEISWFNDIIGGDTEYLGILDNTRRSNFEHCRDITLEAEKLGFSNILYPTAYTVGQDVWTITSALAPLTEKITFLAAVRTGEVHPPMLARAIASLDHALKGRLILNIINSDLPGTRENPDFRYQRCTEVIEILKQGWTQDRIQHRGEIYQFDMPSDPVKPYQNGGPLLYFGGTSDGSREVCAKHCDVFLMWPESEEAMYATMQDMTARAAKYGRKIDFGLRIHVVARETQAEARAYAKKLISKFDEKRAAEIRARGEDSRSLGVIRQDEFRKTSDDEGYAEEILWTTIGKVFSGCGSGLVGSADQIVAKLNRYMDMGFRAFVFSGFPLIEEANYFAKLVLPHLPNVSMPRLNNRIPEETPVTPLTTAELV